One window of Populus nigra chromosome 5, ddPopNigr1.1, whole genome shotgun sequence genomic DNA carries:
- the LOC133694771 gene encoding transcription factor MYB61-like isoform X1: MGRHSCCYKQKLRKGLWSPEEDEKLLNYITKHGHGCWSSVPKQADLQRCGKSCRLRWINYLRPDLKRGAFSQQEENLIIELHAVLGNRWSQIAAQLPGRTDNEIKNLWNSCIKKKLRQRGIDPNTHKPLSEVENCKERQQPTADKSNEKVSNVSNELNLIEAATLQPPAISSSPKINNSKDRNSSSSNMTNTPPTKEFFLDRFGTSHESSPASCRPSDLMGYFPFQKLDYKPSIGLSMNPNTTLCFNPNSSSAMISHEFNSCMTPLTILPSVSTSMFQTPIRVKPSVSLPSDHNPSVGSCDVNGVQNWEASSFSNNGSGSNGSSSSIELQSNTNFYESSAFSWGLADCGKSGEESHLRSLENDTAEDIKWSEYLNTTFFLGSTIQNQTSQHVYSEVKPETHFIAEGSSASWLPNQHQQASQPADIYTKDLQRLAVAFGQSL; encoded by the exons ATGGGGAGGCATTCTTGCTGTTACAAGCAGAAGTTAAGAAAAGGCCTGTGGTCTCCTGAGGAAGATGAGAAACTTCTGAATTATATTACTAAGCATGGACATGGCTGTTGGAGCTCTGTCCCTAAACAAGCAG ATTTGCAGAGGTGTGGAAAGAGCTGCAGGTTAAGATGGATTAACTACTTGAGGCCTGATTTGAAGAGAGGAGCATTTTCACAGCAGGAAGAAAACTTGATAATTGAACTCCATGCAGTTCTTGGCAATAG ATGGTCTCAGATTGCAGCCCAGTTACCTGGAAGAACTGATAATGAGATAAAGAATTTATGGAACTCCTGCATTAAGAAGAAGCTGAGGCAGAGAGGCATTGACCCCAACACTCACAAACCTCTCTCTGAAGTTGAGAATTGTAAAGAGAGACAGCAGCCTACAGCTGACAAGAGCAATGAGAAAGTTTCTAATGTATCAAATGAACTGAACCTCATTGAGGCAGCTACTTTACAACCACCTGCAATTTCTTCCAGCCCAAAGATCAACAACAGTAAAGACAGGAATAGCAGTAGCAGCAACATGACAAATACACCACCGACAAAGGAATTCTTCCTGGATAGGTTTGGTACCTCCCATGAAAGCTCCCCTGCCAGTTGCAGGCCTTCTGATTTGATGGGGTATTTTCCTTTCCAGAAGTTGGATTACAAACCTAGTATAGGCCTCTCAATGAATCCAAATACCACTCTCTGCTTCAATCCAAATTCCTCTTCTGCGATGATTTCTCATGAGTTCAATTCTTGTATGACACCACTGACTATTCTCCCATCTGTGTCAACCTCTATGTTCCAAACTCCAATACGTGTAAAGCCTTCTGTTAGTCTTCCATCTGATCATAATCCTTCTGTAGGCTCTTGTGATGTCAATGGGGTTCAGAACTGGGAAGCAAGTAGCTTCAGCAACAATGGAAGTGGAAGCAATGGAAGCAGTAGCAGTATTGAATTGCAAAGCAACACCAATTTCTACGAGAGCAGCGCCTTCTCATGGGGGTTAGCTGATTGTGGGAAATCCGGCGAGGAATCTCACCTTCGGTCACTCGAAAACGACACAGCTGAAGACATCAAATGGTCTGAATATCTTAACACCACATTCTTTCTTGGAAGCACAATACAAAACCAAACATCTCAACATGTGTACAGTGAAGTGAAACCAGAAACACACTTCATAGCAGAAGGGTCAAGTGCTAGTTGGTTACCGAACCAGCATCAACAAGCTTCACAGCCAGCAGACATCTATACCAAGGATCTGCAAAGACTTGCTGTGGCTTTTGGACAATCCCTTtag
- the LOC133694771 gene encoding transcription factor MYB61-like isoform X2, producing MDMAVGALSLNKQRCGKSCRLRWINYLRPDLKRGAFSQQEENLIIELHAVLGNRWSQIAAQLPGRTDNEIKNLWNSCIKKKLRQRGIDPNTHKPLSEVENCKERQQPTADKSNEKVSNVSNELNLIEAATLQPPAISSSPKINNSKDRNSSSSNMTNTPPTKEFFLDRFGTSHESSPASCRPSDLMGYFPFQKLDYKPSIGLSMNPNTTLCFNPNSSSAMISHEFNSCMTPLTILPSVSTSMFQTPIRVKPSVSLPSDHNPSVGSCDVNGVQNWEASSFSNNGSGSNGSSSSIELQSNTNFYESSAFSWGLADCGKSGEESHLRSLENDTAEDIKWSEYLNTTFFLGSTIQNQTSQHVYSEVKPETHFIAEGSSASWLPNQHQQASQPADIYTKDLQRLAVAFGQSL from the exons ATGGACATGGCTGTTGGAGCTCTGTCCCTAAACAAGCAG AGGTGTGGAAAGAGCTGCAGGTTAAGATGGATTAACTACTTGAGGCCTGATTTGAAGAGAGGAGCATTTTCACAGCAGGAAGAAAACTTGATAATTGAACTCCATGCAGTTCTTGGCAATAG ATGGTCTCAGATTGCAGCCCAGTTACCTGGAAGAACTGATAATGAGATAAAGAATTTATGGAACTCCTGCATTAAGAAGAAGCTGAGGCAGAGAGGCATTGACCCCAACACTCACAAACCTCTCTCTGAAGTTGAGAATTGTAAAGAGAGACAGCAGCCTACAGCTGACAAGAGCAATGAGAAAGTTTCTAATGTATCAAATGAACTGAACCTCATTGAGGCAGCTACTTTACAACCACCTGCAATTTCTTCCAGCCCAAAGATCAACAACAGTAAAGACAGGAATAGCAGTAGCAGCAACATGACAAATACACCACCGACAAAGGAATTCTTCCTGGATAGGTTTGGTACCTCCCATGAAAGCTCCCCTGCCAGTTGCAGGCCTTCTGATTTGATGGGGTATTTTCCTTTCCAGAAGTTGGATTACAAACCTAGTATAGGCCTCTCAATGAATCCAAATACCACTCTCTGCTTCAATCCAAATTCCTCTTCTGCGATGATTTCTCATGAGTTCAATTCTTGTATGACACCACTGACTATTCTCCCATCTGTGTCAACCTCTATGTTCCAAACTCCAATACGTGTAAAGCCTTCTGTTAGTCTTCCATCTGATCATAATCCTTCTGTAGGCTCTTGTGATGTCAATGGGGTTCAGAACTGGGAAGCAAGTAGCTTCAGCAACAATGGAAGTGGAAGCAATGGAAGCAGTAGCAGTATTGAATTGCAAAGCAACACCAATTTCTACGAGAGCAGCGCCTTCTCATGGGGGTTAGCTGATTGTGGGAAATCCGGCGAGGAATCTCACCTTCGGTCACTCGAAAACGACACAGCTGAAGACATCAAATGGTCTGAATATCTTAACACCACATTCTTTCTTGGAAGCACAATACAAAACCAAACATCTCAACATGTGTACAGTGAAGTGAAACCAGAAACACACTTCATAGCAGAAGGGTCAAGTGCTAGTTGGTTACCGAACCAGCATCAACAAGCTTCACAGCCAGCAGACATCTATACCAAGGATCTGCAAAGACTTGCTGTGGCTTTTGGACAATCCCTTtag
- the LOC133695135 gene encoding pectin acetylesterase 12-like has product MKFFSFWTAAVAVCLFGVWVVDGFLEMNEEEIFYTEANASYYIESKAYNPNNALLVGLTLIKSAAAKGAVCLDGTLPGYHWHRGYGSGANSWLIQLEGGGWCNSVRACVYRKTTRRGSSNYMEKQLAFTGILSNKAVENPDFFNWNRVKLRYCDGASFTGDSEHKAAQLQFRGQRIWSAAMEDLMSKGMRYANQALLSGCSAGGLASILHCDEFRNFFPRKTRVKCLSDAGLFLDAVDVSGGRTLRNLYGGVVGLQGVQNNLPRICINHLDPTSCFFPQNVIGNVKTPLFILNAAYDSWQIQSSLAPPSADPAGYWSNCRKDHSKCSASQIQFLQGFRNQMLNAIKGFSRSRQNGLFINSCFAHCQSERQDTWFADNSPVLGNKPIALAVGDWYFDRSGEKAIDCPYPCDSSCHNLVFR; this is encoded by the exons atgaagtttttcaGCTTCTGGACTGCGGCTGTTGCTGTTTGTCTTTTTGGGGTATGGGTGGTGGATGGGTTCTTGGAGATGAATGAAGAAGAGATATTTTACACTGAAGCTAATGCTTCTTATTACATTGAATCTAAAGCTTATAATCCCAATAATGCTTTGTTGGTTGGCCTTACTCTTATCAAATCAGCTGCTGCTAAAGGAGCAG TCTGTTTGGATGGAACATTGCCTGGATACCATTGGCATCGTGGGTATGGTTCAGGAGCAAATAGTTGGCTTATTCAATTGGAg GGAGGAGGATGGTGTAATTCTGTTAGAGCTTGTGTTTACCGAAAAACAACTCGGCGAGGCTCATCTAACTATATGGAAAAGCAGTTGGCATTCACTGGAATACTGAGCAATAAAGCTGTAGAAAATCCTG ATTTTTTCAACTGGAACAGAGTAAAACTTCGATACTGTGATGGTGCCTCTTTTACAGGGGACAGTGAACACAAG gcTGCACAACTTCAATTTAGAGGACAACGTATATGGTCAGCTGCAATGGAAGATTTAATGTCTAAGGGGATGCGCTATGCCAATCAG GCTCTTCTTTCTGGCTGCTCTGCTGGGGGTCTAGCTTCCATTTTACACTGTGATGAGTTTAGAAACTTCTTTCCGAGAAAAACTAGAGTGAAATGCCTGAGTGATGCTGGTTTATTCCTTGATGC AGTTGATGTTTCTGGTGGGCGAACGTTAAGAAACTTATATGGTGGTGTTGTGGGATTGCAG GGGGTGCAGAATAACCTTCCACGCATATGCATCAACCACCTTGATCCAACTTCG TGCTTCTTCCCTCAAAATGTAATTGGCAATGTTAAAACCCCACTTTTCATTCTCAACGCAGCTTATGATTCATGGCAG ATCCAGTCCAGCTTAGCCCCACCATCTGCAGATCCTGCTGGCTATTGGAGTAATTGCAGAAAGGACCACTCAAAATGTTCTGCATCCCAAATCCAGTTTTTGcaag GATTCagaaatcaaatgttgaatgcGATAAAAGGCTTTTCAAGGTCTAGACAGAATGGCTTGTTTATAAATTCATGTTTTGCTCATTGCCAATCAGAGAGGCAAGATACATGGTTTGCCGATAATTCCCCCGTACTTGGGAACAAG CCAATTGCACTTGCTGTTGGAGATTGGTATTTCGACCGGTCGGGCGAGAAGGCTATTGACTGCCCCTACCCCTGTGACAGCAGTTGCCACAATCTGGTTTTCAGATGA
- the LOC133693147 gene encoding germin-like protein 5-1 produces the protein MAANKVAYLSLLYMTLGLVLVATVSADPDLLQDVCVADLSSGVKVNGFTCRENISAEDFFFAGLAKPGLTNNTFGSLVTAANVQKIPGLNTLGLSMSRIDYAPGGLNPPHTHPRATEMVFVLEGQLDVGFITTANVLISKTIKVGETFVFPKGLVHFQKNNGQVSAAVIAAFNSQLPGTQSIAATLFAAQPPVPDHVLTKAFQVGTKEVRKIKSRFAPKK, from the exons ATGGCAGCTAATAAGGTGGCCTACCTCTCCCTTCTTTATATGACTCTTGGTTTGGTACTAGTGGCCACCGTTTCTGCTGATCCTGACCTGCTTCAAGATGTTTGCGTTGCTGATCTTTCTTCTG GTGTGAAGGTGAATGGATTCACCTGCAGGGAAAACATATCGGCAGAGGACTTCTTCTTTGCCGGTTTGGCTAAACCAGGTCTCACCAACAATACATTCGGCTCCTTGGTCACTGCTGCCAATGTTCAAAAGATCCCAGGACTCAACACCTTGGGGTTATCCATGTCCCGCATTGACTACGCCCCTGGTGGCTTAAATCCACCCCACACACATCCACGTGCCACTGAGATGGTCTTTGTCCTTGAAGGCCAACTGGACGTGGGGTTCATTACCACTGCTAACGTTTTGATATCAAAGACCATCAAGGTGGGCGAGACATTTGTTTTCCCCAAAGGCTTGGTTCATTTCCAGAAGAACAACGGTCAAGTCTCAGCTGCAGTGATTGCTGCATTCAATAGCCAGTTGCCAGGAACTCAGTCAATTGCAGCCACATTGTTTGCAGCCCAACCACCCGTGCCTGACCATGTCTTGACCAAGGCTTTCCAGGTTGGTACCAAGGAGGTCCGAAAGATCAAGTCCAGGTTTGCACCTAAGAAGTAG